A section of the Hyalangium minutum genome encodes:
- a CDS encoding ImmA/IrrE family metallo-endopeptidase: MSGGWLEEAVKDCGLPASTVFPRDLAEDIPLVLPLTVVPLPGLTPRKGLEWLVSHKRAHGGLAGTNDLKHGFTVAHAGVGVLFLNSTDLPNEQRFTLAHEVAHFVLDHLQPLRRALHATDGRIRPVLNGEREPTVSEQLFSVLERIPYRTQANFMDRNDKGKPRTGQVMELEQRADRLAFELLAPRQELLPLLNRAGREELEAHLVSRFGLPVKEARTYAWWLLRERPSRRPFLTCVTNDEERD; this comes from the coding sequence ATGAGTGGAGGCTGGCTGGAAGAAGCCGTGAAGGACTGCGGCCTGCCTGCCTCCACCGTGTTTCCCAGGGACCTGGCCGAGGACATTCCCCTGGTGTTGCCGCTCACCGTGGTGCCCCTGCCGGGCCTCACTCCCCGGAAGGGGCTGGAGTGGCTGGTGTCTCACAAGCGCGCGCACGGAGGGCTCGCGGGGACGAATGACCTCAAGCATGGGTTCACGGTGGCCCATGCGGGTGTGGGAGTGCTCTTCCTGAACAGCACGGACCTGCCGAACGAGCAGCGCTTCACGCTGGCGCATGAAGTGGCCCATTTCGTCCTCGACCACCTCCAACCCCTGCGCCGGGCTCTGCATGCGACGGACGGGAGAATCCGCCCGGTGCTGAACGGTGAACGGGAGCCCACGGTCTCTGAACAACTGTTCTCCGTGTTGGAGCGCATTCCCTACCGCACCCAGGCCAACTTCATGGACCGCAACGACAAGGGAAAGCCCCGCACGGGCCAGGTGATGGAGCTGGAGCAGCGCGCGGATCGCCTGGCCTTCGAGTTGTTGGCGCCTCGGCAGGAGCTTCTGCCACTGCTCAACCGCGCGGGGCGGGAGGAACTGGAGGCCCACCTCGTCTCCCGCTTCGGGCTGCCAGTGAAGGAAGCGCGAACCTACGCGTGGTGGCTGCTGAGGGAGCGGCCTTCCCGGCGTCCCTTCCTGACGTGCGTAACGAATGATGAGGAGCGTGACTGA
- a CDS encoding ATP-binding protein, with protein sequence MADENLPKLSGVSQGNSPSRAVGGDPREVPRSAGGGLPERPVRLGAAVGAMGQGRPPEATTLPAAGTRQAPRPPVRETATPGKPVPSPAASAPRSESPRPAQPAGVRAQQPPRPDGSPKEVLQRLPEAEAHAFTELRSQANAAAAELNPELENAVGFTHFDTASSQDNLITVLMTRADLHKLPSQTLVRVKSLEDKRSYLGVVVRGPFSEPDAVAANSNIAVGVVVQGKKLSFTFDYHGRAEIEILGEENDGKVLPPGHRPRPKSPVFLLDDEESEHVLGMKGELCLGMVVGYKQMEARIDALDKSILPRHTGIIGTTGGGKSTTVATLIHRAQSAGVATIVFDVEGEYTHVDQATDEPTMLAALQRRKQRPEGVKDLHIHHLIGRDTRNRRHKHRHPFALSFSSLSPHAIAEILEMTDAQQERFHKAYEVTKLLLEDLKIFPKTPEEQQQLMELDELSTGYPRMTLEHLLDVVSTYIYVLSSEGRAESKTKTKGSSRQAPVPGENIEEGAVESAPSQGPRLFSEFKEHLHLVFRRVHEQSSRSEVSWKALFGRLLRLRRLKIFDVGHARGVDYDSMLTPGRVSVIDLSDTDSPQLNNLVIADILRGLQERQEERYQRAQEQNHPVDPALIIIEEAHEFLSASRIAQMPVLFEQVARIAKRGRKRWLGLVFVTQLPQHLPNEVLGLLNNFIIHKMTDSTVISRMQKSVGGIDESLWGRVPRLAPGQAIASFSSFKRPLMITVDPAPVKRLLVD encoded by the coding sequence ATGGCGGATGAGAATTTGCCGAAGTTATCGGGGGTATCCCAGGGCAACAGTCCCTCGCGAGCGGTGGGGGGAGATCCCCGAGAGGTTCCTCGCTCCGCTGGAGGGGGCCTGCCTGAAAGGCCTGTGCGTCTGGGAGCCGCGGTAGGAGCCATGGGGCAAGGTCGGCCGCCTGAGGCGACGACCCTTCCGGCCGCTGGCACACGCCAGGCACCTCGGCCCCCTGTTCGGGAGACTGCCACTCCGGGCAAGCCCGTACCTTCTCCGGCCGCGAGCGCACCTCGGAGCGAGTCCCCACGTCCCGCACAACCGGCAGGAGTCCGGGCCCAGCAGCCTCCGCGGCCCGACGGCAGCCCCAAAGAGGTTCTCCAGAGGCTTCCTGAGGCGGAAGCCCATGCGTTCACCGAGCTGCGCTCCCAGGCGAATGCGGCAGCGGCGGAACTGAACCCCGAGCTCGAGAACGCAGTGGGGTTCACTCATTTCGACACCGCGTCGAGCCAGGACAACCTCATCACCGTGCTGATGACGCGGGCTGATCTGCACAAGTTGCCCTCGCAGACACTCGTGCGGGTGAAGTCCCTGGAAGACAAGCGCTCCTACCTGGGCGTGGTCGTCCGCGGCCCCTTCTCCGAGCCGGATGCCGTGGCCGCCAACTCCAACATCGCCGTGGGCGTGGTCGTCCAGGGCAAGAAGCTCTCCTTTACCTTTGATTACCACGGCCGGGCCGAGATCGAGATCCTTGGCGAGGAGAACGACGGCAAGGTGCTTCCCCCCGGCCACCGCCCGCGCCCCAAGAGCCCCGTCTTCCTGCTGGATGACGAAGAGAGCGAGCACGTCCTGGGGATGAAGGGAGAACTGTGTCTTGGAATGGTCGTGGGCTACAAGCAGATGGAGGCGCGCATCGACGCCCTGGACAAGTCCATCCTGCCCCGCCATACGGGCATCATCGGGACCACCGGCGGTGGCAAGTCCACCACCGTCGCGACGCTCATCCACCGGGCCCAGTCCGCTGGAGTCGCCACCATCGTCTTCGATGTGGAAGGTGAATACACCCATGTGGACCAGGCCACCGACGAGCCGACGATGCTCGCGGCACTCCAGCGCAGGAAGCAGCGGCCCGAGGGGGTGAAGGATCTGCACATCCATCACCTGATAGGCCGTGACACCCGCAACCGCCGTCATAAGCACCGGCATCCCTTCGCGTTGAGCTTCTCGAGCCTCTCACCCCATGCCATCGCGGAGATTCTCGAGATGACGGACGCGCAGCAGGAGCGCTTCCACAAGGCCTACGAGGTCACCAAGCTGCTGTTGGAGGATCTGAAGATCTTCCCGAAGACTCCCGAAGAGCAGCAGCAGTTGATGGAACTCGATGAGCTCTCCACGGGCTATCCGCGCATGACTCTCGAGCACCTCTTGGATGTCGTGAGCACGTACATCTACGTCCTGAGCAGTGAGGGAAGGGCTGAGAGCAAGACCAAGACCAAAGGATCCTCCCGGCAGGCCCCGGTGCCCGGCGAGAACATCGAGGAGGGGGCCGTTGAGTCGGCACCCTCCCAAGGGCCTCGGCTCTTCAGCGAGTTCAAGGAGCACCTGCACCTGGTCTTCCGCCGCGTGCATGAGCAGAGCAGCCGGAGCGAGGTGAGCTGGAAGGCCTTGTTTGGCAGGCTCCTGCGCCTGCGGCGCCTCAAAATCTTCGACGTGGGGCATGCACGAGGCGTGGATTACGACTCCATGCTGACCCCGGGGCGGGTGTCGGTGATCGATCTGTCGGACACAGACTCGCCCCAGCTCAACAATCTCGTCATCGCCGACATCCTCCGGGGGCTCCAGGAGCGGCAGGAGGAGCGCTACCAGCGGGCCCAGGAACAGAACCACCCCGTCGACCCGGCCCTCATCATCATCGAAGAGGCCCACGAGTTCCTCTCGGCCAGCCGCATCGCGCAGATGCCGGTGCTCTTCGAGCAGGTCGCTCGCATCGCCAAGCGCGGACGCAAGCGCTGGTTGGGGCTCGTCTTCGTCACCCAGTTGCCCCAGCACCTGCCCAACGAGGTGCTCGGCCTGCTCAACAACTTCATCATCCACAAGATGACCGACAGCACCGTCATCTCCCGGATGCAGAAGTCCGTGGGTGGGATCGACGAGAGCCTCTGGGGCCGCGTCCCCCGGCTGGCTCCCGGGCAGGCCATCGCCTCGTTCAGTTCCTTCAAGCGGCCTCTGATGATCACCGTGGATCCCGCTCCCGTGAAGCGGTTGCTCGTGGATTGA
- a CDS encoding adenylosuccinate synthetase, which translates to MSKGERVLVISGPIGAGKSTLAQGLVERHGAHRVSSRELLLARMGERSGDRRTLQEAGAALDRETGGRWVADSVKEVLQRQEGPPRLLIVDSVRIASQAEALRRALGSRVVHVHLSAPEQELAARYEQRRSRAVSDSEGTSFEEARADATERGVETLAEFADLALNTHRHPPEAVLVQVACLLGLFGRDVERLVDVLVGGQYGSEGKGQIASYLAPEYDVLVRVGGPNAGHRVYEELGPYTFHQLPSGTRAAPRARVALGPGATLSLTSLQQEIADCRIEPGRLFIDPQALVIEPSDVAFEEESLRKQIASTAQGVGMATARKVLRTAAKPQVRLAKELEELRPFLSPTREVLEDTYAGGGKILVEGTQGAGLSLHHGDYPYVTSRDTTASGCLAEAGIAPGRVRKTLLVCRTYPIRVQNPDGGDGTSGPMSRELSWDEIAQRSGLPLEELLTQERTSTTKRQRRVSEFDWSLLRKAAALNAPTDVVLTFVDYLAASNRSARRFEQLTPEVHHLIEGIERVAQAPVSILSTGFGFQNILDRRAW; encoded by the coding sequence ATGTCGAAGGGAGAGCGGGTTCTTGTCATCTCGGGTCCGATTGGAGCAGGCAAGAGCACGCTTGCCCAAGGACTCGTCGAGCGCCATGGAGCACATCGTGTCAGCTCTCGGGAGCTGTTGCTCGCGCGCATGGGAGAACGCAGTGGGGACCGGCGCACGCTCCAGGAGGCCGGTGCGGCGCTGGACCGCGAGACGGGTGGGCGCTGGGTGGCGGACAGCGTGAAGGAAGTCCTTCAGCGGCAGGAAGGACCGCCCCGTCTACTCATCGTGGACTCTGTCCGCATCGCATCCCAGGCCGAGGCGCTGCGAAGAGCCCTGGGGTCCCGGGTGGTGCATGTGCACCTGTCCGCGCCGGAGCAAGAACTCGCGGCGCGATACGAACAACGGCGTTCGCGGGCGGTGTCCGACTCCGAGGGCACCTCGTTCGAGGAGGCCCGCGCCGATGCCACGGAGCGCGGAGTGGAGACGCTCGCGGAGTTCGCGGACCTGGCGCTGAACACACACCGGCATCCCCCCGAGGCGGTGCTGGTCCAGGTCGCATGCCTGCTCGGGCTGTTTGGCCGAGACGTGGAGCGGCTCGTCGACGTGTTGGTCGGAGGCCAGTATGGAAGCGAGGGCAAGGGGCAGATCGCCTCCTATCTCGCGCCGGAATACGACGTCTTGGTGCGCGTGGGGGGGCCCAATGCCGGACATCGCGTGTACGAGGAGCTGGGGCCTTATACCTTCCACCAGCTTCCGTCGGGGACACGGGCGGCGCCTCGCGCGCGGGTGGCGCTGGGGCCTGGAGCCACTCTCTCGCTGACGTCTCTTCAGCAAGAGATCGCTGACTGCCGGATCGAGCCGGGGAGGCTCTTCATCGATCCCCAAGCGCTCGTCATCGAACCCTCGGACGTCGCGTTCGAGGAAGAGTCCTTGCGGAAGCAAATTGCGTCGACGGCACAAGGTGTGGGGATGGCGACGGCGCGCAAGGTGCTGCGCACGGCGGCGAAGCCGCAGGTCCGGCTTGCGAAGGAGCTTGAAGAGCTGAGGCCCTTTCTCTCCCCTACGCGAGAGGTGCTGGAGGACACCTATGCGGGTGGCGGTAAAATCCTCGTCGAGGGGACCCAGGGGGCGGGTTTGAGCTTGCACCATGGGGATTATCCGTATGTGACCTCGCGGGACACGACGGCGAGCGGGTGTCTGGCGGAGGCCGGCATTGCTCCAGGCCGGGTGCGTAAGACGCTTCTGGTATGCCGCACTTATCCCATTCGGGTGCAGAACCCCGATGGAGGGGATGGCACCTCGGGCCCCATGAGCAGAGAACTTTCCTGGGATGAGATTGCCCAGCGCTCGGGCTTGCCTCTGGAGGAGCTGCTGACGCAGGAGCGTACCTCGACGACGAAGCGGCAGCGGCGAGTCTCCGAGTTCGATTGGAGCCTGCTGCGCAAGGCTGCCGCGCTCAATGCCCCCACGGACGTGGTGCTGACCTTCGTGGACTATCTCGCCGCGAGCAACAGGTCCGCCCGGCGCTTCGAGCAATTGACCCCAGAGGTGCACCACCTCATTGAAGGCATCGAGCGGGTCGCCCAGGCCCCGGTGTCGATCCTGTCCACGGGCTTTGGTTTTCAGAACATCCTCGACAGGAGGGCGTGGTGA
- a CDS encoding DUF7002 family protein → MSGIRADDFSERFPLLFHMAEAGSWPSIQRHGLLSTSALLDLFEVRGEQRVALEARHRPESVTLYHPRHGTAVVRDQKPMDDAGLLRSLSGGLSPTDWYQLLNARVFFWVTHERLTKLLNARAYRNKRQTVLTLDTARLLARHEARVMLSPLNSGATKPSAWPRGPDTFLPMVRYPFSSWDQRRKRRDPVVELTVTYSVPDIRDFVLRVEEYAGGKPDTLLFKAR, encoded by the coding sequence GTGAGCGGGATTCGCGCGGACGACTTCTCCGAACGCTTTCCCCTCCTCTTTCACATGGCGGAGGCAGGGAGCTGGCCGAGCATCCAGCGCCATGGGCTGCTGAGCACCTCGGCGCTCCTGGACCTCTTCGAGGTGAGGGGCGAGCAGCGGGTGGCCTTGGAAGCACGGCATCGGCCCGAGTCTGTCACGCTCTATCACCCCCGGCACGGGACTGCGGTCGTGCGAGACCAGAAACCCATGGATGATGCAGGGCTGCTGCGGAGTCTGAGCGGCGGACTGTCTCCAACGGATTGGTACCAACTGCTCAATGCCCGGGTGTTCTTCTGGGTCACCCACGAGCGGCTCACGAAGCTTCTCAATGCCCGAGCGTACCGGAACAAGCGGCAGACGGTGCTGACGCTAGACACCGCGCGGCTGCTGGCTCGCCATGAGGCGCGCGTCATGCTGTCCCCACTCAACAGTGGAGCGACGAAGCCATCTGCATGGCCTCGTGGACCGGACACCTTCCTGCCGATGGTGCGATACCCGTTCTCTTCTTGGGACCAGAGGCGCAAGCGCCGGGATCCGGTGGTCGAACTGACCGTCACCTATTCCGTGCCCGACATCAGGGACTTCGTGCTGCGAGTCGAGGAGTACGCGGGGGGGAAGCCAGACACGCTGTTGTTCAAGGCCAGGTGA
- a CDS encoding YjzC family protein: protein MATGVQEFKTGEKCETKGNYAFVRYVDNPQTPLPTINERNIPLDKGDTFPPIKSQNRAAWWRLT from the coding sequence ATGGCGACCGGAGTACAGGAGTTCAAGACGGGTGAGAAGTGCGAGACCAAAGGCAACTACGCGTTCGTTCGGTACGTGGACAATCCGCAGACCCCCCTTCCGACAATCAATGAGCGGAACATTCCTCTCGACAAGGGGGACACGTTCCCTCCCATCAAGTCTCAGAACAGGGCAGCTTGGTGGAGGCTTACCTAG
- a CDS encoding phospholipase D-like domain-containing protein: protein MRSRTNIEAVLQALAVALSAAALTACAPRSPEEEELLGEETGVVQAGISSATGTVGGKRVWAHFSNPPAFSGRDYTITDELKRLIHSTPAGGTIRGAIHSISIDGVADALLAAQTRGVSVSLVLDGKNAASTDPAVATLKKIANAKFCTNASGGGGCIGTSSAGNMHTKMFTFSQATDPSGVLYPNVSWFGSSNLTYASGPDASNNAITVYDAVTLYDGLNAHFSDMWNRRHYANNDYYDSASGRGYYLSNPADVYASPEAVGQTDTIVTRLNDVTPDANCRLRIGMAFVTTGRPELLNQVLRYRNGGCAVWMVVSGNSTDGIDMAQSVYNSLLDAGVNIRRHDKVHDKFFLVYGKYGSAYQYRVYTGSQNWSQDALNENEEIFVKLAGETGTTHPLYDGYYAHFNDSYNSGVTCTKSNYPCR, encoded by the coding sequence ATGCGTTCGCGGACAAACATTGAGGCGGTTCTGCAGGCACTGGCAGTGGCTCTCAGCGCGGCGGCGCTCACCGCCTGCGCGCCTCGCTCTCCCGAGGAAGAAGAGCTCCTGGGCGAGGAGACCGGCGTCGTTCAGGCGGGGATCAGCTCCGCGACGGGGACGGTGGGCGGCAAGCGGGTCTGGGCACACTTCAGCAACCCGCCCGCGTTCTCGGGCCGGGACTACACCATCACGGACGAGCTGAAGCGGCTCATCCACAGCACGCCCGCGGGTGGCACCATCCGGGGCGCCATTCACTCCATCAGCATTGATGGCGTGGCGGATGCGCTGCTGGCGGCGCAGACGCGGGGCGTCTCTGTGTCCCTGGTGCTGGATGGGAAGAACGCAGCCTCCACGGATCCGGCGGTGGCGACCCTCAAGAAGATCGCCAACGCGAAGTTCTGCACCAACGCGAGTGGTGGCGGGGGCTGCATCGGCACGAGCAGCGCCGGCAATATGCACACGAAGATGTTCACGTTCAGCCAGGCGACGGATCCCAGCGGGGTGCTCTACCCGAACGTGTCCTGGTTCGGCTCATCGAACCTGACGTACGCGAGCGGACCGGATGCGTCCAACAACGCCATCACCGTGTATGACGCCGTCACGCTGTACGACGGGCTCAACGCCCACTTCTCGGACATGTGGAACCGGCGGCACTACGCCAACAATGACTACTACGACTCGGCGAGCGGCCGGGGCTACTACCTGTCCAACCCTGCGGACGTCTACGCCTCGCCCGAGGCCGTGGGCCAGACGGACACCATCGTCACGCGGCTGAACGACGTCACGCCGGACGCGAACTGCCGCCTGCGCATTGGCATGGCGTTCGTCACCACGGGGCGCCCGGAGCTACTCAACCAGGTGCTGCGCTACCGCAACGGGGGCTGCGCGGTGTGGATGGTGGTGAGCGGGAACTCGACCGACGGCATCGACATGGCGCAGTCGGTCTACAACTCGCTGCTGGATGCGGGGGTGAACATCCGCCGGCACGACAAGGTGCACGACAAGTTCTTCCTCGTGTACGGCAAGTACGGCTCCGCGTACCAGTACCGGGTGTACACGGGCTCGCAGAACTGGTCCCAGGACGCGCTCAACGAGAACGAGGAGATCTTCGTCAAGTTGGCGGGCGAGACCGGGACGACGCACCCGCTCTATGACGGGTACTACGCCCACTTCAACGACTCGTATAACTCCGGCGTCACCTGCACGAAGTCCAACTACCCCTGCCGGTAG
- a CDS encoding HmuY family protein, with the protein MNRETRARWVWAMMMMSMVPLWAGCGTDDEPEPAPKCEASAVRCTEQSIDQLDLLTTVSTGEIREEGTTSGQFHTYVDARAGGLTPTQSYTYVSFTEQGLTRVSVDDQAALASTDWDIAFRRFVIRVNSGVSGPSCVSVAQAPVGTTFDSVTRVDPAWQFRTENYFTETCELVEDDTGIGAPAAVMGSYWSYESCLVMTGNVFVLRLADSRHVKVQVTSYYEPSVQETCNQTGSATQPSGAAQFRVKWAFLP; encoded by the coding sequence ATGAATCGCGAGACCCGAGCCCGATGGGTATGGGCGATGATGATGATGTCGATGGTGCCGCTGTGGGCAGGCTGCGGCACGGACGACGAGCCCGAGCCCGCACCGAAGTGTGAGGCCAGCGCCGTGCGGTGCACCGAGCAGAGCATCGACCAGCTCGACCTGCTCACCACCGTGTCCACGGGAGAGATTCGCGAGGAGGGAACCACCTCCGGCCAGTTCCATACCTATGTGGATGCTCGCGCGGGCGGGCTCACGCCCACGCAGTCCTATACCTACGTCAGCTTCACCGAGCAGGGGCTGACCCGGGTGTCGGTGGATGATCAGGCGGCACTGGCGTCGACGGACTGGGACATTGCCTTCCGCCGCTTCGTCATCCGGGTGAACAGCGGCGTCTCGGGGCCCTCCTGCGTCTCCGTGGCGCAGGCCCCGGTGGGCACGACCTTTGACTCGGTGACCCGGGTGGACCCCGCGTGGCAGTTCCGCACGGAGAACTACTTCACGGAGACCTGCGAGCTCGTCGAGGACGACACCGGCATCGGCGCGCCGGCCGCGGTGATGGGCAGCTACTGGTCCTACGAGAGCTGTCTGGTCATGACGGGCAACGTCTTCGTGCTGCGTCTGGCCGACAGCCGCCACGTCAAGGTGCAGGTGACGAGCTACTACGAGCCCTCGGTCCAGGAGACGTGCAACCAGACGGGGAGCGCGACCCAGCCGAGCGGCGCGGCGCAGTTCCGGGTCAAGTGGGCCTTCCTCCCGTGA
- a CDS encoding MXAN_6640 family putative metalloprotease: MRWAALAVLAFAGCGPGHSAPEPHDRSQAALLAESRPTSPSSSLPRFEATEQVESVVSPGAHFRIHFTRSGPNAVKAADADGNGIPDAVDIVARTYDRVAAFYAGLGYLPPPEDSWLPGDFGGDGLFDVYLLDFAGRADGAFRTDGCQGAESQCSGHMLQENDFTGYSYRSYEEAVDTLASHEFFHAVQAAYHPNLGSVAVEGTAVWATERFAPALEDLEQFSSAYLDRPDRSLVVDPDGPGSFSYGSSLYFQFLSERFGDRLILSMWEESVRTPSVRWPALVDTVLRRDSGADFDRAFAEFAQWNMATGSHARPGQGYARGEGYAELTSSSKTFPVDEPSVRVAPASTRYFEVAGAQNISVSFQPTDDAETGALHLLVAVVGQDGTLQVTRADSPGALLAQVSAQGASRVLVAVVDGRHQGLGRYGRLCITDTATGSPCGGDAPSDGEDKDTGCQSAPGGWTWWLSWLVLAAGGYRPLRKRSHLEASR; encoded by the coding sequence GTGAGGTGGGCGGCGCTGGCGGTCCTCGCCTTCGCCGGGTGTGGCCCGGGCCACTCAGCGCCCGAGCCACATGACCGCTCACAGGCCGCGTTGTTGGCGGAGAGCCGGCCGACCTCTCCGTCCTCGAGCCTGCCGCGCTTCGAGGCCACCGAGCAGGTGGAGTCCGTGGTGTCCCCTGGGGCGCATTTCCGCATCCACTTCACGCGCAGCGGGCCCAATGCGGTGAAGGCTGCGGATGCCGATGGCAATGGCATCCCGGATGCGGTCGACATCGTGGCTCGGACCTACGATCGGGTCGCGGCCTTCTACGCGGGGCTGGGCTACCTGCCTCCGCCCGAGGACTCCTGGCTGCCGGGAGACTTCGGCGGAGACGGGCTCTTCGATGTCTACCTGTTGGACTTCGCCGGGCGTGCGGACGGGGCGTTCCGGACAGATGGTTGCCAGGGCGCGGAGAGCCAGTGCTCGGGGCACATGCTCCAGGAGAATGACTTCACCGGGTACAGCTACCGCTCCTATGAGGAGGCGGTGGACACGCTGGCCAGCCATGAGTTCTTCCATGCCGTGCAGGCCGCCTACCACCCCAACCTCGGGAGCGTGGCGGTGGAGGGCACCGCGGTCTGGGCGACGGAGCGCTTCGCCCCGGCCTTGGAGGATCTGGAGCAGTTCTCCTCCGCGTACCTCGATCGGCCGGATCGCAGCCTGGTCGTGGATCCCGACGGGCCGGGCAGCTTCTCCTACGGCTCCTCGCTCTACTTTCAGTTCTTGAGCGAGCGCTTCGGAGACCGGCTCATCCTGTCGATGTGGGAGGAGAGCGTCCGCACCCCCAGCGTGCGCTGGCCGGCGCTGGTGGATACCGTGCTGCGCCGCGATTCGGGCGCGGACTTCGACCGTGCCTTCGCGGAGTTTGCCCAGTGGAACATGGCCACCGGTTCACATGCCCGGCCGGGCCAGGGGTACGCGCGCGGCGAGGGCTATGCCGAGCTCACCTCCTCCTCCAAGACCTTCCCAGTGGATGAGCCCTCGGTGCGGGTGGCTCCTGCCTCGACGCGATACTTCGAGGTGGCGGGAGCACAGAACATCTCCGTGAGCTTCCAGCCCACGGATGATGCGGAGACAGGGGCGCTCCACCTCCTGGTGGCAGTGGTGGGCCAGGACGGCACGCTCCAGGTGACCCGGGCGGACAGTCCAGGGGCTCTGCTCGCCCAGGTGTCCGCGCAGGGTGCCTCCCGCGTGCTGGTGGCGGTCGTGGATGGGCGCCACCAAGGGCTGGGGCGGTACGGGCGGCTCTGCATCACGGACACCGCCACCGGCTCGCCTTGCGGCGGGGACGCTCCCTCCGATGGCGAGGACAAGGACACGGGCTGCCAGTCAGCCCCCGGCGGATGGACGTGGTGGCTGTCCTGGCTGGTGCTGGCCGCTGGCGGGTACCGCCCCCTCCGGAAGCGGTCTCACCTCGAAGCTTCGCGCTGA
- a CDS encoding DUF6607 family protein: MPRWALLTLTLACAPRSISPTVQVEAPAAEGCDPERDRAAILRMAGSYRVEFAFEETVSLSEGYTPRAPYRTTGTEWVGVVEDTPGRVSLQHILVVTKDGQPAPLKHWRQDWTFEDTELLEFRGRQSWEHHALSPAEARCTWSQAVFEVDDGPRYEGSGRWTHARGVSSWQSGETWRPLPRREYTKRSDYDVLTGTNRHALTPTGWVHEQDSLKVVLGPVPHALVRERGLNVYTRLPEAQSLPEASAYWTDTQGFWSEVRQEWHALFQAHPHLTMRENAEGRRRSEELFALAETYRQRQREGKPESAANMRAQIRATLERFVERGVSATASQREASR; this comes from the coding sequence GTGCCGCGCTGGGCCCTGCTCACACTGACCCTGGCCTGCGCGCCTCGGAGCATCTCCCCCACGGTCCAGGTGGAAGCGCCGGCGGCAGAGGGGTGTGATCCGGAGCGCGACAGGGCCGCGATTCTTCGCATGGCGGGAAGCTACCGGGTGGAGTTCGCCTTTGAAGAGACGGTGAGCCTCAGCGAGGGCTACACGCCGCGGGCTCCCTACCGCACCACGGGGACGGAGTGGGTGGGGGTGGTGGAGGACACGCCGGGGCGCGTGTCGCTCCAGCACATCCTGGTGGTGACGAAAGACGGACAGCCAGCGCCCCTCAAGCACTGGCGCCAGGACTGGACGTTCGAGGACACCGAGTTGCTCGAGTTTCGCGGCCGCCAGTCATGGGAGCACCATGCGCTGTCCCCGGCGGAGGCCCGGTGTACGTGGAGCCAAGCCGTGTTCGAGGTCGACGATGGGCCTCGGTATGAGGGCTCGGGGCGCTGGACCCATGCTCGCGGAGTGTCCTCCTGGCAGTCCGGCGAGACATGGCGCCCCTTGCCGCGCCGCGAGTACACGAAGCGGAGCGACTACGACGTCCTGACTGGCACCAACCGGCACGCCTTGACGCCCACGGGCTGGGTGCACGAGCAGGACAGCCTGAAGGTGGTGCTCGGCCCGGTGCCGCATGCGCTGGTACGGGAGCGGGGACTCAACGTCTACACCCGGCTGCCGGAGGCCCAGAGCCTGCCCGAGGCGAGCGCCTACTGGACGGACACGCAGGGCTTCTGGAGCGAGGTGCGCCAGGAGTGGCACGCCCTCTTCCAGGCCCATCCCCACCTCACGATGAGAGAGAACGCCGAGGGGCGGAGGCGCTCGGAGGAGCTCTTCGCGCTCGCGGAGACCTACCGGCAGCGCCAGCGCGAGGGAAAGCCCGAATCGGCCGCCAACATGCGCGCGCAGATCCGGGCAACCCTCGAGCGCTTCGTGGAGCGGGGCGTGAGCGCCACGGCCTCTCAGCGCGAAGCTTCGAGGTGA
- a CDS encoding HmuY family protein — MRALPLRPALRRPLASVLLLTGWLAACGPDLQPNPDDVPDIEDPGNAPQEPNIRHVDNGDGTLTTTLDATSSEKWIGFDLDQRQQVEGTEDKQWDLAFQRFHIRVRGGVNGSGAVAAAILADADFAQVSQAPAEGYVTDAEDGADENTDPDTAFESGTAWYSYDPRTHQLSPRSMLYVVRTDEGAYFKVRILSYYDAAGTPAMFQLHWGSVKPPAPQG; from the coding sequence ATGCGTGCCCTGCCCCTTCGCCCCGCGCTCCGCCGTCCCCTCGCCTCGGTGCTGCTCCTCACGGGGTGGCTGGCGGCCTGTGGCCCGGACCTCCAGCCGAATCCCGACGACGTTCCCGACATCGAGGATCCTGGCAACGCGCCGCAAGAGCCGAACATCCGCCACGTGGACAACGGCGACGGCACCCTCACCACCACCCTCGACGCGACGAGCTCGGAGAAGTGGATCGGCTTCGACCTGGATCAGCGTCAGCAGGTAGAGGGGACCGAGGACAAGCAGTGGGACTTGGCCTTCCAGCGGTTTCACATCCGCGTCCGGGGAGGCGTGAATGGCAGCGGAGCCGTAGCGGCGGCCATCCTTGCGGACGCGGACTTTGCCCAGGTGAGCCAAGCCCCCGCGGAGGGGTACGTCACCGACGCGGAGGATGGTGCCGACGAGAACACGGACCCGGACACCGCCTTCGAGTCGGGAACGGCCTGGTACAGCTACGACCCGAGGACGCACCAGCTCTCGCCGCGCAGCATGCTCTATGTCGTCCGGACGGATGAGGGCGCCTACTTCAAGGTGCGGATCCTGTCCTACTACGACGCGGCAGGGACCCCAGCGATGTTCCAGCTCCACTGGGGGAGCGTGAAGCCGCCTGCCCCTCAAGGATAG